The Syntrophorhabdaceae bacterium DNA window ATCGCAGAGGAGTATCGGGTACATCCGGGGCAGGTCGTGATCGGCAACGGCTCCAACGAGCTGATTGAAATGTCGCTCAAGGCGGCGCGGCACGAGAAAAAAAATGGCGTGATTATCTCTGAGCCGTCCTTCGCATTCTATCATATAGCTGCGCAGATTTATGGCTACGAGGTCAAAAGGGCGCCCGTGAGCCACATGCGCGTGGACCTTAAGGCGCTTCGGAACCTCATCGACGAAAGGACTCGCCTTATCTTTCTCAATAATCCCTTGAACCCCACGGGCACGATCTTCGAAGAGGAGGATTTTGCAGCATTTATAAAATCGTTGCCCGCAGAGATTCTCGTGGTTGTGGACGAGGCCTACGCCGAGTTTGCCGAACACAAGAACTTCCCCCAGTCGTTGAAATATACGGAAGATTTTCCCGTTGTGGTCTTCAGAACGTTTTCGAAGGCGTATGGCCTGGCTGGATTGCGGGTAGGATACGGGCTGGGAAAGAAATCGCTTATCCCCTTTCTGGAGAGGACAAAGCAGCCCTTCAGCGTCAACATGATCGCTCTCGTCGCGGCTCGCGCCGCCCTCGCCGATAGAGAGCATTTAGAGAAGGTGATCGCGAGCGTGAGGCAGGGCAAACAGTTTTTCTATAATGCGTTCAGAGAACTCTCCCTCGAATACGTACCCACCGAGGCCAATTTTATCCTCGTCAAATTGGGGCGGGACGCAGAAACAATCACCAAAAAACTCTTCGACAAACAAATCCTTGTACGGTTCATGGGGGCGTACGGACTTCCCGACTATATCAGGGTAACGATCGGCCGCGCCGATGAAAACAGACGCTTCATCGAGGCGTTACAAAGAATAGTCTAAACCCGCTCTTCCACATTGCCGTCGAAAACCGACGCTCAATACCTTCCCCTCTGCGCTGCCTCAAAACAATGCCAACGGCTCATTACAGACAGAATCCCGTCACTCCTTCAGGTCTTCCGCATCCTAAGTCTGTAGCCCGCTTCGATAGACCACTACCTCTCGTTTGTCAGTAATCAGAAAAAATACTTGACATGATAAATAAATATCGATATATTTTTATCGATAACGAAATATCATAGAGGAGAAACCAGAACATGCCAGAAAGCGCTCAAGATAAGACAGATCAGAACCTTAGGGCTATCCCTGAACCCACATTGCGACGTCTTCCTCTTTATCACCAGTATCTCAAAAGAATGCACCATGAACGGAAGCTTGATTACATTTCATCAAATCAAATCGGAGATGATCTCCATGTTCAACCGATCCAGGTACGAAAAGACCTCGAAATCACCAAAGCCATAGGCAAACCAAAGCTCGGTTACGATGTGGCCGAGCTCATAGAAACCATCGAGACCTTTCTCGGCTGGAACAACACGACTGATGGGTATCTGGTCGGTGTTGGTCATCTCGGAGGAGCCCTGCTCGGATATCAGGGCTTCAAAGAGT harbors:
- the hisC gene encoding histidinol-phosphate transaminase, with amino-acid sequence MKLSIDESIQGVPYYPKAMMYGFEDGWTILSSNENPFPPSEKVMTAILDALPSISRYPGGEAELKAAIAEEYRVHPGQVVIGNGSNELIEMSLKAARHEKKNGVIISEPSFAFYHIAAQIYGYEVKRAPVSHMRVDLKALRNLIDERTRLIFLNNPLNPTGTIFEEEDFAAFIKSLPAEILVVVDEAYAEFAEHKNFPQSLKYTEDFPVVVFRTFSKAYGLAGLRVGYGLGKKSLIPFLERTKQPFSVNMIALVAARAALADREHLEKVIASVRQGKQFFYNAFRELSLEYVPTEANFILVKLGRDAETITKKLFDKQILVRFMGAYGLPDYIRVTIGRADENRRFIEALQRIV
- a CDS encoding redox-sensing transcriptional repressor Rex; amino-acid sequence: MPESAQDKTDQNLRAIPEPTLRRLPLYHQYLKRMHHERKLDYISSNQIGDDLHVQPIQVRKDLEITKAIGKPKLGYDVAELIETIETFLGWNNTTDGYLVGVGHLGGALLGYQGFKEYGLNIIAAFDSDESKVGTEMKGIKVLHVAKLPNMIRRMGIKIGILTVPGSSAQELSDVMTGAGIKAIWNFSPIKIKVPGDVIVQHENLASSLVVLSKKLSLALASKEKQI